One window of the Enterobacter huaxiensis genome contains the following:
- the prs gene encoding ribose-phosphate diphosphokinase, producing MPDMKLFAGNATPELAQRIANRLYTSLGDAAVGRFSDGEVSVQINENVRGGDIFIIQSTCAPTNDNLMELVVMVDALRRASAGRITAVIPYFGYARQDRRVRSARVPITAKVVADFLSSVGVDRVLTVDLHAEQIQGFFDVPVDNVFGSPILLEDMLQLNLDNPIVVSPDIGGVVRARAIAKLLNDTDMAIIDKRRPRANVSQVMHIIGDVAGRDCVLVDDMIDTGGTLCKAAEALKERGAKRVFAYATHPIFSGNAVNNLRNSVIDEVVVCDTIPLSDEIKALPNVRTLTLSGMLAEAIRRISNEESISAMFEH from the coding sequence GTGCCTGATATGAAGCTTTTTGCTGGTAACGCCACCCCGGAACTAGCACAACGTATTGCCAACCGCCTGTACACTTCCCTCGGCGACGCCGCTGTAGGTCGCTTTAGCGACGGCGAAGTCAGCGTACAAATTAACGAAAATGTACGCGGTGGTGATATTTTCATCATCCAGTCCACCTGTGCTCCAACGAACGACAACCTGATGGAATTGGTTGTTATGGTCGACGCCCTGCGCCGTGCTTCCGCAGGTCGTATTACTGCTGTAATCCCTTACTTTGGCTATGCCCGCCAGGACCGCCGCGTCCGTTCCGCGCGTGTGCCAATTACTGCCAAAGTTGTCGCTGACTTCCTGTCCAGCGTTGGCGTTGACCGCGTACTAACCGTTGACCTGCACGCAGAGCAGATCCAGGGCTTCTTCGACGTTCCGGTTGATAACGTATTCGGCAGCCCAATCCTGCTGGAAGACATGCTGCAGCTGAACCTGGACAACCCGATTGTGGTTTCTCCGGACATCGGCGGCGTGGTACGTGCCCGTGCTATCGCGAAGCTGCTGAACGATACCGACATGGCGATCATCGACAAACGTCGTCCGCGCGCTAACGTTTCTCAGGTGATGCACATCATCGGTGACGTTGCGGGCCGTGACTGCGTGCTGGTTGACGACATGATCGACACCGGCGGTACGCTGTGCAAAGCGGCTGAAGCGCTGAAAGAACGTGGTGCCAAGCGCGTGTTCGCTTACGCAACTCACCCAATCTTCTCCGGTAATGCCGTAAACAATCTCCGCAACTCCGTTATTGACGAAGTTGTGGTGTGCGATACCATCCCACTGAGCGACGAGATTAAAGCACTGCCAAACGTGCGTACGTTGACCCTGTCCGGGATGCTGGCCGAAGCGATTCGTCGTATCAGCAACGAAGAATCCATCTCAGCAATGTTCGAACACTGA
- the ispE gene encoding 4-(cytidine 5'-diphospho)-2-C-methyl-D-erythritol kinase, whose translation MMTHWPSPAKLNLFLYITGRRADGYHTLQTLFQFIDYGDTLSITLRQDGHIGLLTPVEGVAQEDNLIVRAARLLMKAAAESGRLPAGSGADISIEKRLPMGGGLGGGSSNAATVLVALNSLWGCGLSTDELARLGLTLGADVPVFVRGHAAFAEGVGEILSPVEPPEKWYLVAHPGVNVPTPVIFNDPDLKRDTPVRSIETLLNCEFSNDCEDIARKRFREVDAVLSWLLEYAPSRLTGTGACVFAEFDTESAARQVLEQAPVWLHGFVARGMNTSPLQQTILAQTEFR comes from the coding sequence ATGATGACCCACTGGCCTTCACCGGCAAAACTCAACCTGTTTTTATATATCACCGGACGGCGTGCTGATGGTTATCACACGCTGCAGACGCTGTTTCAGTTTATTGACTACGGCGACACACTCTCCATAACGCTGCGTCAGGACGGCCACATTGGCCTTCTGACTCCCGTGGAAGGCGTGGCGCAGGAAGATAACCTGATCGTGCGCGCTGCCCGGCTGTTGATGAAAGCGGCAGCAGAGTCCGGCCGGCTGCCCGCAGGAAGCGGTGCGGATATCAGCATTGAGAAACGTCTGCCCATGGGAGGCGGGCTGGGCGGAGGCTCATCGAATGCCGCCACCGTGCTGGTTGCGCTAAACTCTCTTTGGGGCTGCGGGCTGTCTACAGACGAACTGGCCCGCCTGGGGTTAACGCTGGGGGCTGATGTGCCGGTATTTGTTCGCGGTCATGCGGCGTTTGCCGAAGGCGTGGGGGAAATTCTCTCCCCGGTCGAACCGCCGGAAAAATGGTATCTCGTGGCTCACCCTGGCGTGAACGTTCCGACCCCGGTTATCTTTAACGATCCGGACCTGAAAAGAGATACCCCGGTGCGGTCAATAGAAACGTTATTAAATTGTGAATTCAGCAACGATTGCGAGGATATCGCAAGAAAACGTTTTCGCGAGGTTGATGCGGTGCTTTCCTGGCTGTTAGAATACGCGCCGTCGCGCCTGACTGGTACAGGGGCCTGTGTCTTTGCTGAATTTGACACCGAATCCGCCGCTCGTCAGGTGCTTGAGCAAGCGCCGGTTTGGCTGCATGGTTTTGTAGCACGCGGGATGAACACCTCCCCCCTACAGCAGACCATTCTGGCGCAGACTGAGTTTCGGTGA
- the lolB gene encoding lipoprotein insertase outer membrane protein LolB gives MTRLIRLLPLAALVLTACSVNQPKGPGKSPDSPQWRQHQQDVRNLSQYQTRGAFAYLSDEQKVYARFFWQQTGQDNYRLLLLNPLGSTELELIAKPGEAQITDNKGQHYTATDAEEMIGKLTGMPIPLNSLRQWILGLPGEATDYTLDDQYRLSQVNYTQNGKTWKVVYSAYDSKTQPSLPSNMELTQGSQRIKLKMDNWIVK, from the coding sequence ATGACCCGACTGATTCGCCTGCTGCCTCTGGCGGCCCTGGTTCTGACCGCCTGTTCTGTTAATCAACCCAAGGGCCCGGGCAAAAGCCCTGACTCGCCGCAGTGGCGTCAACACCAGCAGGACGTGCGTAACCTGAGTCAGTACCAGACCCGCGGTGCCTTCGCCTATCTGTCTGACGAGCAAAAAGTGTATGCGCGTTTCTTCTGGCAGCAAACGGGGCAGGATAACTATCGCCTGCTGCTGCTGAACCCACTGGGCAGCACTGAACTGGAGCTTATTGCCAAACCGGGTGAAGCGCAGATCACCGACAATAAAGGCCAGCACTACACCGCGACCGATGCCGAAGAGATGATTGGCAAACTGACCGGGATGCCAATCCCGCTGAACAGCCTGCGCCAGTGGATCCTCGGCCTCCCGGGTGAGGCGACCGACTACACCCTCGACGATCAATACCGTCTGAGCCAGGTGAATTACACCCAGAACGGCAAAACCTGGAAGGTGGTCTACAGCGCCTATGACAGCAAAACGCAGCCTTCTCTGCCCTCCAACATGGAGCTGACCCAGGGCAGCCAGCGCATCAAGCTGAAGATGGACAACTGGATCGTTAAATGA
- the hemA gene encoding glutamyl-tRNA reductase has translation MTLLALGINHKTAPVSLRERVTFSPDTLDLALDSLLAQPMVQGGVVLSTCNRTELYLSVEEQDNLHEALIRWLCDYHNLNEEELRKSLYWHQDNDAVSHLMRVASGLDSLVLGEPQILGQVKKAFADSQKGHLKASELERMFQKSFSVAKRVRTETDIGASAVSVAFAACTLARQIFESLSTVTVLLVGAGETIELVARHLREHKVKKMVIANRTRERAQVLADEVGAEVIALSDIDERLKEADIIISSTASPLPIIGKGMVERALKSRRNQPMLLVDIAVPRDVEPEVGKLANAYLYSVDDLQSIISHNLAQRKAAAVQAETIVEQETSEFMAWLRAQSASETIREYRGQAEQVRDELTAKALAALQQGGDANAIMQDLAWKLTNRLIHAPTKSLQQAARNGDDERLTILRNSLGLE, from the coding sequence ATGACCTTATTAGCACTCGGCATCAACCACAAAACGGCCCCGGTTTCGCTGCGAGAACGCGTTACGTTTTCGCCGGATACGCTCGACCTGGCGCTGGACAGCCTGCTTGCACAGCCCATGGTGCAGGGTGGGGTGGTGCTCTCGACGTGCAACCGTACCGAGCTTTATCTCAGCGTAGAAGAGCAGGACAACCTGCATGAAGCGTTAATCCGCTGGTTATGCGACTACCACAACCTCAACGAAGAAGAGCTGCGCAAAAGCCTGTACTGGCATCAGGATAACGATGCGGTCAGCCATCTGATGCGCGTGGCCAGCGGTCTGGATTCGCTGGTGCTCGGCGAGCCGCAGATTTTGGGGCAGGTGAAAAAGGCGTTTGCCGATTCGCAAAAAGGGCATCTGAAGGCCAGCGAGCTGGAGCGTATGTTCCAGAAGTCGTTCTCCGTGGCGAAGCGTGTGCGAACCGAAACCGACATTGGTGCCAGTGCGGTTTCCGTTGCTTTCGCAGCCTGTACCCTCGCACGCCAAATCTTTGAATCCCTGTCCACCGTCACGGTGCTGCTGGTGGGCGCAGGCGAAACCATCGAACTTGTGGCGCGCCATCTGCGCGAACACAAGGTGAAAAAGATGGTTATCGCTAACCGTACCCGGGAGCGCGCGCAGGTGCTGGCGGACGAAGTGGGCGCGGAAGTGATTGCGCTAAGCGATATCGATGAACGCCTGAAAGAGGCGGACATTATTATTAGCTCAACCGCCAGCCCGCTGCCGATTATCGGTAAAGGAATGGTGGAGCGCGCCCTTAAATCCCGCCGGAATCAGCCGATGCTGCTGGTCGATATTGCCGTTCCGCGCGATGTCGAACCGGAAGTGGGCAAGCTGGCTAACGCCTATCTTTACAGCGTGGATGACCTGCAGAGCATCATTTCGCACAACCTTGCCCAGCGTAAAGCGGCGGCGGTTCAGGCGGAAACCATTGTCGAGCAGGAAACCAGCGAGTTTATGGCCTGGCTGCGCGCGCAAAGCGCCAGCGAGACGATCCGCGAGTACCGCGGGCAGGCAGAGCAGGTGCGTGATGAACTGACTGCCAAAGCGCTGGCGGCCCTTCAACAGGGCGGCGACGCAAACGCCATTATGCAGGATCTGGCCTGGAAACTGACCAACCGCCTGATCCATGCACCAACCAAATCTCTCCAGCAGGCAGCCCGCAACGGGGATGATGAACGCCTGACTATTCTGCGCAACAGCCTCGGGCTGGAATAG